A part of Oncorhynchus gorbuscha isolate QuinsamMale2020 ecotype Even-year linkage group LG09, OgorEven_v1.0, whole genome shotgun sequence genomic DNA contains:
- the LOC124043846 gene encoding glucose-6-phosphatase 2-like isoform X2, producing MLIYILTRLCSVFKRIVSRVLFNWLIQSKSGAPSFTKDPLHPREPQPRLRKRKVTPIHKERLMSTVHHCSCGQGSSCPSRARQTEPQMDLIHSSGVLVIQHLQSNYKDYHDFLDFMSSVGDPRNIFSLYFPLWFQLSQIVGTKMIWVAVIGDWFNLIFKWILFGQRPYWWVHETLFYQNNSLPQLEQFHITCETGPGSPSGHAMGSSCVWFGLVWSFLWMAFWIIQISVGISRIFIATHFPHQVILGVLAGILVAEAFEHVPSIHTASLKVYLHTSLFLFSFAVSLYLLLKMIDIDLLWSIPKAKKWCANPDWIHLDTTPFAGLVRNLGALFGLGLAINSQMFIQSCKVKNGYKTRFKLMCVAANLTSLQLYDFIKIPTHTEILFYTLSFCKSAAVPLSVVALIPYGVHLLIGDKESKLD from the exons ATGTTAATATACATCCTAACCAGATTATGTTCTGTTTTCAAAAGGATTGTGAGCAGAGTATTATTCAATTGGCTCATCCAGTCAAAATCAGGAGCTCCATCATTTACTAAGGACCCTCTTCATCCAAGAGAGCCACAGCCAAGACTGAGGAAGAGGAAAGTAACACCCATACACAA GGAGAGACTGATGTCCACGGTACATCATTGTAGCTGTGGCCAAGGGAGCAGCTGTCCCAGTCGTGCCAGACAGACTGAACCCCAGATGGACCTCATCCACAGCAGTGGGGTGCTGGTGATCCAGCACCTCCAGAGCAACTACAAGGACTACCATGACTTCCTTGACTTCATGTCCTCTGTGGGCGACCCTCGTAACATcttttctctctatttccctctgtgGTTTCAGCTTAGCCAAATTGTCGGCACCAAGATGATATGGGTGGCAGTTATCGGAGACTGGTTCAACCTCATTTTCAAATG GATTCTGTTTGGTCAACGGCCATACTGGTGGGTGCATGAAACTCTCTTTTACCAAAATAATTCACTCCCCCAGCTGGAGCAGTTCCACATTACCTGTGAAACAGGACCAG GCAGTCCATCTGGTCATGCCATGGGCTCTTCGTGTGTCTG GTTTGGGCTTGTGTGGTCCTTTTTGTGGATGGCATTTTGGATCATTCAGATTAGTGTTGGCATCTCCAGGATCTTCATCGCCACACACTTCCCTCACCAGGTTATCCTTGGTGTTCTAGCTG GTATACTAGTGGCTGAAGCATTTGAGCATGTTCCCTCGATCCACACAGCCAGTTTAAAAGTCTACCTTCACACTAGCTTATTTCTGTTCTCCTTTGCCGTCAGCCTTTACTTGCTCCTTAAAATGATAGACATTGACCTATTGTGGTCGATACCTAAAGCAAAGAAGTGGTGTGCCAATCCAGACTGGATCCACCTGGACACTACACCTTTTGCTGGTTTAGTGAGGAACCTGGGAGCATTGTTTGGACTTGGCCTGGCCATTAACTCTCAGATGTTCATCCAGAGCTGCAAGGTGAAGAACGGCTACAAGACTAGGTTTAAACTCATGTGTGTAGCAGCCAATCTGACCTCTCTGCAGCTGTACGATTTCATCAAAATTCCCACTCACACAGAGATCCTGTTCTACACACTCTCATTCTGTAAGAGTGCTGCAGTCCCTCTTAGCGTGGTGGCACTCATCCCCTACGGTGTTCACTTGTTGATAGGAGACAAGGAGAGTAAATTAGACTAA
- the LOC124043846 gene encoding glucose-6-phosphatase 2-like isoform X1: protein MLIYILTRLCSVFKRIVSRVLFNWLIQSKSGAPSFTKDPLHPREPQPRLRKRKVTPIHKERLMSTVHHCSCGQGSSCPSRARQTEPQMDLIHSSGVLVIQHLQSNYKDYHDFLDFMSSVGDPRNIFSLYFPLWFQLSQIVGTKMIWVAVIGDWFNLIFKWILFGQRPYWWVHETLFYQNNSLPQLEQFHITCETGPGSPSGHAMGSSCVWYVMITSALNFTRRLCDSPTQGCQRFGLVWSFLWMAFWIIQISVGISRIFIATHFPHQVILGVLAGILVAEAFEHVPSIHTASLKVYLHTSLFLFSFAVSLYLLLKMIDIDLLWSIPKAKKWCANPDWIHLDTTPFAGLVRNLGALFGLGLAINSQMFIQSCKVKNGYKTRFKLMCVAANLTSLQLYDFIKIPTHTEILFYTLSFCKSAAVPLSVVALIPYGVHLLIGDKESKLD, encoded by the exons ATGTTAATATACATCCTAACCAGATTATGTTCTGTTTTCAAAAGGATTGTGAGCAGAGTATTATTCAATTGGCTCATCCAGTCAAAATCAGGAGCTCCATCATTTACTAAGGACCCTCTTCATCCAAGAGAGCCACAGCCAAGACTGAGGAAGAGGAAAGTAACACCCATACACAA GGAGAGACTGATGTCCACGGTACATCATTGTAGCTGTGGCCAAGGGAGCAGCTGTCCCAGTCGTGCCAGACAGACTGAACCCCAGATGGACCTCATCCACAGCAGTGGGGTGCTGGTGATCCAGCACCTCCAGAGCAACTACAAGGACTACCATGACTTCCTTGACTTCATGTCCTCTGTGGGCGACCCTCGTAACATcttttctctctatttccctctgtgGTTTCAGCTTAGCCAAATTGTCGGCACCAAGATGATATGGGTGGCAGTTATCGGAGACTGGTTCAACCTCATTTTCAAATG GATTCTGTTTGGTCAACGGCCATACTGGTGGGTGCATGAAACTCTCTTTTACCAAAATAATTCACTCCCCCAGCTGGAGCAGTTCCACATTACCTGTGAAACAGGACCAG GCAGTCCATCTGGTCATGCCATGGGCTCTTCGTGTGTCTGGTATGTAATGATCACATCAGCACTCAACTTTACCAGACGCCTTTGTGACAGCCCAACTCAGGGTTGCCAGAG GTTTGGGCTTGTGTGGTCCTTTTTGTGGATGGCATTTTGGATCATTCAGATTAGTGTTGGCATCTCCAGGATCTTCATCGCCACACACTTCCCTCACCAGGTTATCCTTGGTGTTCTAGCTG GTATACTAGTGGCTGAAGCATTTGAGCATGTTCCCTCGATCCACACAGCCAGTTTAAAAGTCTACCTTCACACTAGCTTATTTCTGTTCTCCTTTGCCGTCAGCCTTTACTTGCTCCTTAAAATGATAGACATTGACCTATTGTGGTCGATACCTAAAGCAAAGAAGTGGTGTGCCAATCCAGACTGGATCCACCTGGACACTACACCTTTTGCTGGTTTAGTGAGGAACCTGGGAGCATTGTTTGGACTTGGCCTGGCCATTAACTCTCAGATGTTCATCCAGAGCTGCAAGGTGAAGAACGGCTACAAGACTAGGTTTAAACTCATGTGTGTAGCAGCCAATCTGACCTCTCTGCAGCTGTACGATTTCATCAAAATTCCCACTCACACAGAGATCCTGTTCTACACACTCTCATTCTGTAAGAGTGCTGCAGTCCCTCTTAGCGTGGTGGCACTCATCCCCTACGGTGTTCACTTGTTGATAGGAGACAAGGAGAGTAAATTAGACTAA
- the LOC124043846 gene encoding glucose-6-phosphatase 2-like isoform X3 has protein sequence MSTVHHCSCGQGSSCPSRARQTEPQMDLIHSSGVLVIQHLQSNYKDYHDFLDFMSSVGDPRNIFSLYFPLWFQLSQIVGTKMIWVAVIGDWFNLIFKWILFGQRPYWWVHETLFYQNNSLPQLEQFHITCETGPGSPSGHAMGSSCVWYVMITSALNFTRRLCDSPTQGCQRFGLVWSFLWMAFWIIQISVGISRIFIATHFPHQVILGVLAGILVAEAFEHVPSIHTASLKVYLHTSLFLFSFAVSLYLLLKMIDIDLLWSIPKAKKWCANPDWIHLDTTPFAGLVRNLGALFGLGLAINSQMFIQSCKVKNGYKTRFKLMCVAANLTSLQLYDFIKIPTHTEILFYTLSFCKSAAVPLSVVALIPYGVHLLIGDKESKLD, from the exons ATGTCCACGGTACATCATTGTAGCTGTGGCCAAGGGAGCAGCTGTCCCAGTCGTGCCAGACAGACTGAACCCCAGATGGACCTCATCCACAGCAGTGGGGTGCTGGTGATCCAGCACCTCCAGAGCAACTACAAGGACTACCATGACTTCCTTGACTTCATGTCCTCTGTGGGCGACCCTCGTAACATcttttctctctatttccctctgtgGTTTCAGCTTAGCCAAATTGTCGGCACCAAGATGATATGGGTGGCAGTTATCGGAGACTGGTTCAACCTCATTTTCAAATG GATTCTGTTTGGTCAACGGCCATACTGGTGGGTGCATGAAACTCTCTTTTACCAAAATAATTCACTCCCCCAGCTGGAGCAGTTCCACATTACCTGTGAAACAGGACCAG GCAGTCCATCTGGTCATGCCATGGGCTCTTCGTGTGTCTGGTATGTAATGATCACATCAGCACTCAACTTTACCAGACGCCTTTGTGACAGCCCAACTCAGGGTTGCCAGAG GTTTGGGCTTGTGTGGTCCTTTTTGTGGATGGCATTTTGGATCATTCAGATTAGTGTTGGCATCTCCAGGATCTTCATCGCCACACACTTCCCTCACCAGGTTATCCTTGGTGTTCTAGCTG GTATACTAGTGGCTGAAGCATTTGAGCATGTTCCCTCGATCCACACAGCCAGTTTAAAAGTCTACCTTCACACTAGCTTATTTCTGTTCTCCTTTGCCGTCAGCCTTTACTTGCTCCTTAAAATGATAGACATTGACCTATTGTGGTCGATACCTAAAGCAAAGAAGTGGTGTGCCAATCCAGACTGGATCCACCTGGACACTACACCTTTTGCTGGTTTAGTGAGGAACCTGGGAGCATTGTTTGGACTTGGCCTGGCCATTAACTCTCAGATGTTCATCCAGAGCTGCAAGGTGAAGAACGGCTACAAGACTAGGTTTAAACTCATGTGTGTAGCAGCCAATCTGACCTCTCTGCAGCTGTACGATTTCATCAAAATTCCCACTCACACAGAGATCCTGTTCTACACACTCTCATTCTGTAAGAGTGCTGCAGTCCCTCTTAGCGTGGTGGCACTCATCCCCTACGGTGTTCACTTGTTGATAGGAGACAAGGAGAGTAAATTAGACTAA